A single window of Luteipulveratus halotolerans DNA harbors:
- a CDS encoding class I SAM-dependent methyltransferase yields the protein MTGAVVRSARPGDMAAYVGAKTALIGSLRGTVLEIGAGRGSNFGLLDRTVSWIGLEPRRRARRELEARAQRDHRRTQVIAGSAEDIAVPAASVDAVLSTVVLCSVDDQRRALAEVRRVLRPGGSFVFCEHVLADAGWTRLALQAFAPVQIMVDGCDPARDTEAAIRSAGFADVDIEHFVQPGPLGTRLPFIVGRASVA from the coding sequence ATGACCGGGGCCGTCGTGCGCAGCGCACGACCCGGCGACATGGCCGCCTACGTCGGCGCCAAGACCGCACTGATCGGCTCGCTCCGGGGGACGGTGCTCGAGATCGGTGCGGGGCGCGGCTCCAACTTCGGTCTGCTGGACCGCACGGTCTCGTGGATCGGGTTGGAGCCACGCCGGCGGGCCAGACGCGAGCTGGAGGCGCGCGCACAGCGGGACCACCGGCGTACGCAGGTCATCGCGGGGAGCGCGGAGGACATCGCGGTGCCTGCGGCCTCGGTCGACGCGGTTCTGTCCACCGTGGTGCTGTGCTCGGTCGACGACCAGCGTCGCGCTCTCGCGGAGGTACGCCGCGTGCTGCGCCCCGGGGGCTCGTTCGTGTTCTGCGAGCACGTCCTCGCCGACGCTGGGTGGACCCGCCTCGCGCTGCAGGCGTTCGCGCCGGTGCAGATCATGGTCGACGGCTGTGACCCGGCCCGTGACACCGAGGCCGCGATCCGCAGCGCCGGGTTCGCCGACGTCGACATCGAGCACTTCGTGCAGCCCGGTCCGCTCGGCACTCGTCTGCCGTTCATCGTCGGGCGTGCGTCGGTAGCGTGA
- a CDS encoding sensor histidine kinase: MDRTRRPWRALLDDDPGATPFGEPTCLPPWLLGWVRRGPGPWPVLPWLVILLIAPVSHAVGDGSVTELAAVAGVAVAFVGLVLPLGTDQVLRRPVALALVAAQMLLVGTGAVVWGDDWYAVFVLVAISAAVGLRTSVAPLMIIVIGTLSSLTIGFDTGAWSTGTVISVNCLLAGTATYFFYWLLAAVGELSRTQAQLAEAAVTQERLRFSRDLHDVLGHTLSVIVVKSEAVRRIARRDPDAAAAHAGDIEQIGRSALADVRETVGGYRRTTLAEEIVTARVALSAAGIRPEVGPVPDRLDTDVDLTLGWVVREATTNVVRHSGARTCRVGVTERDGRIRLVVEDDGRGGSPATGHGLQGLQERVEQMAGTLEIDASPPGFRLVVELPVERQRADA; encoded by the coding sequence ATGGACCGTACGCGCCGACCCTGGCGCGCCCTGCTCGACGACGACCCCGGCGCGACGCCGTTCGGTGAGCCCACCTGCCTGCCGCCCTGGCTGCTCGGCTGGGTCCGTCGCGGACCTGGGCCGTGGCCGGTCCTCCCGTGGCTGGTGATCCTGCTCATCGCGCCCGTGTCGCACGCCGTCGGCGACGGATCGGTCACCGAGCTGGCCGCCGTGGCAGGGGTGGCCGTCGCGTTCGTGGGACTCGTGCTGCCGCTCGGCACCGACCAGGTGCTGCGACGCCCGGTCGCGCTCGCGCTGGTCGCGGCCCAGATGTTGCTGGTCGGCACCGGTGCCGTCGTCTGGGGTGATGACTGGTACGCGGTGTTCGTCCTCGTCGCCATCAGTGCTGCCGTCGGCCTGCGCACCTCGGTCGCGCCGCTCATGATCATCGTCATCGGCACGCTGTCGTCCCTGACGATCGGGTTCGACACCGGCGCCTGGTCGACCGGCACGGTCATCTCGGTCAACTGCCTGCTCGCCGGCACAGCCACCTACTTCTTCTACTGGCTGCTCGCCGCGGTCGGTGAGCTGTCGCGCACGCAGGCGCAGCTCGCCGAGGCGGCGGTCACGCAGGAACGGCTGCGGTTCTCGCGCGACCTGCACGACGTGCTCGGGCACACCCTGTCGGTCATCGTCGTCAAGTCCGAGGCCGTACGCCGAATCGCGCGCCGCGACCCGGACGCCGCGGCGGCCCACGCCGGCGACATCGAGCAGATCGGCCGGTCCGCCCTGGCCGACGTGCGTGAGACGGTCGGCGGCTACCGGCGTACGACGCTCGCCGAGGAGATCGTCACGGCGCGAGTTGCGTTGAGCGCCGCCGGGATTCGCCCTGAGGTAGGCCCGGTACCCGACCGTCTCGACACCGACGTCGACCTCACGCTCGGCTGGGTCGTGCGCGAGGCCACGACCAACGTCGTACGCCACTCGGGCGCCCGCACCTGCCGGGTGGGCGTGACCGAGCGCGACGGTCGCATCAGGCTGGTCGTCGAGGACGACGGGCGGGGTGGCTCGCCGGCCACCGGCCACGGCCTCCAAGGGCTCCAGGAGCGCGTCGAGCAGATGGCCGGAACCCTTGAGATCGACGCATCCCCACCAGGATTCAGGCTCGTCGTCGAGCTGCCCGTCGAGCGTCAGCGGGCCGACGCATGA